In the genome of Hyphobacterium sp. CCMP332, one region contains:
- a CDS encoding bifunctional folylpolyglutamate synthase/dihydrofolate synthase, which produces MNYQETLAYLFERLPMFQRIGKSAFKKDLSNTLKLCEALGNPQNKFKSIHIAGTNGKGSTAHSLASILQESSYKTGLYTSPHLKSFTERIKINGVEVSEDYIVEFVHLHNELIEDIRPSFFEITVAMAFDYFAKEKVDIAVLEVGMGGRFDSTNVIDPILSVITSIDLDHMEFLGPDISSIAFEKAGIIKNERPVVISEWQEESAPIFIEKAKQCQSEIYFAEDDVEIESKGDGKYLVKSEIFYDIIDFELKGDYQIHNLPGIIKSAELLNFLGYEIKTKSICIGLEKVIRNTGIKGRWQILSKEPWIICDTGHNEEGMRYILNQINNYKFDKLIAVLGFVNDKNINKILDFWPKDTLFIFCQANIPRAMNTDEIIKIAEDKNLCFLIKKDVNKAIELAEQKASINDFIFVGGSTFVIAEIKDL; this is translated from the coding sequence ATGAACTATCAGGAAACTTTGGCCTATCTATTTGAAAGGCTTCCAATGTTTCAGAGAATTGGGAAAAGTGCATTTAAAAAGGATTTGAGTAATACACTCAAACTTTGCGAGGCATTGGGAAATCCACAAAACAAATTCAAATCGATTCACATTGCCGGCACCAATGGAAAAGGATCAACTGCCCACTCACTGGCTTCTATATTGCAGGAAAGTTCTTATAAAACGGGTTTATATACTTCACCTCATTTGAAGTCCTTTACCGAAAGAATTAAAATCAACGGAGTAGAGGTCTCCGAGGATTATATTGTAGAATTTGTCCACCTTCACAATGAGCTCATAGAAGATATTCGTCCTTCTTTTTTTGAAATAACCGTTGCCATGGCCTTTGATTATTTTGCTAAAGAGAAAGTGGATATTGCCGTATTGGAAGTTGGAATGGGGGGGCGTTTTGATTCTACAAATGTTATTGATCCTATACTTTCCGTGATCACCTCTATCGATTTGGACCACATGGAATTTTTAGGCCCGGATATATCAAGTATTGCATTTGAAAAAGCGGGTATAATAAAAAATGAGCGTCCCGTAGTAATTTCGGAATGGCAGGAAGAATCAGCACCAATATTTATTGAAAAAGCAAAGCAATGTCAGTCCGAAATATATTTTGCCGAAGATGATGTTGAAATTGAATCTAAAGGTGATGGAAAATACCTGGTGAAATCAGAAATTTTTTATGATATAATAGACTTTGAACTCAAAGGGGATTATCAGATTCACAATTTACCCGGTATCATAAAAAGCGCGGAATTGCTGAATTTTTTAGGCTATGAAATAAAGACAAAATCGATTTGCATTGGTTTGGAAAAAGTCATCAGAAATACGGGTATTAAAGGCCGGTGGCAGATTTTATCCAAAGAGCCCTGGATTATTTGCGACACCGGACACAATGAGGAGGGAATGCGCTACATCCTAAACCAAATCAACAATTATAAATTCGATAAACTCATTGCAGTACTTGGATTTGTCAATGATAAAAACATAAATAAAATTCTGGATTTTTGGCCAAAAGACACACTATTCATTTTTTGCCAGGCAAATATTCCGAGAGCAATGAATACGGATGAAATAATTAAAATCGCAGAAGACAAAAACTTGTGTTTTTTAATTAAAAAGGATGTAAATAAGGCCATTGAACTCGCAGAGCAAAAAGCATCTATAAACGATTTTATTTTTGTCGGAGGAAGCACATTTGTGATTGCGGAAATAAAAGACTTGTAA
- a CDS encoding biopolymer transporter ExbD yields the protein MDLRSKHKIDSGFSMSSMTDIVFLLLIFFMLTASFVTPSGLPVNLPSSKSTTTVLQKVSVSITKDLRFFVNDKEVPRARLEPALRNELTEKEGVVALHVDKSVPVEHLVYVAGIATSLKAKVSIAAKPK from the coding sequence ATGGATTTAAGGTCAAAACATAAAATTGATTCGGGATTTAGCATGTCTTCAATGACGGACATCGTTTTTCTATTGCTCATCTTTTTTATGTTGACGGCATCCTTTGTCACACCATCGGGTTTGCCGGTTAATTTGCCCAGCAGCAAGAGCACAACCACGGTATTGCAAAAAGTATCGGTTTCCATTACAAAGGATTTGCGTTTTTTCGTTAATGATAAAGAAGTACCCAGAGCCAGGCTTGAGCCTGCGCTCAGAAATGAACTGACTGAAAAAGAAGGCGTAGTTGCCTTGCATGTCGATAAATCAGTACCCGTAGAGCATCTTGTTTATGTTGCAGGTATTGCCACATCGTTAAAGGCCAAGGTTTCGATAGCTGCAAAACCAAAATAA
- a CDS encoding MotA/TolQ/ExbB proton channel family protein, which yields MTLLQIVAADSLGNAAAQESVSVLDLLSKGGWTMIPILLLSIVAVYIFVERLLTLQRASKLPKTFIDQIKKMVLDGDIQGAKALCIQVNSPTAKMIEKGISRLGSSLKNIEASIENVGRIEIYKLEKNLNVLATISGAAPMLGFFGTVLGMIQAFMAIAQEEGSVSPKLLSSGIYEAMVTTAAGLFVGIIAYIGYNYLITRVQKVIHRMEYNSIEFVDLLQEPNK from the coding sequence ATGACATTATTGCAAATCGTTGCTGCTGATTCTTTAGGGAATGCCGCGGCACAGGAATCTGTTTCGGTTTTGGACCTCCTTTCAAAAGGGGGCTGGACAATGATTCCAATTCTACTTTTATCTATAGTAGCTGTATATATATTTGTTGAGCGGCTTTTAACACTTCAAAGAGCTTCAAAACTGCCAAAAACCTTTATTGACCAGATTAAAAAAATGGTGTTGGATGGAGATATTCAGGGTGCCAAAGCATTGTGTATCCAGGTAAATTCACCAACGGCTAAAATGATTGAAAAAGGAATCAGCAGGTTGGGCAGTTCATTAAAAAATATTGAAGCGAGTATTGAAAATGTGGGTAGAATAGAAATTTACAAACTCGAAAAAAACCTGAATGTTTTGGCCACCATTTCCGGTGCTGCTCCAATGCTGGGATTTTTTGGAACGGTTTTGGGTATGATACAGGCATTTATGGCAATTGCACAGGAAGAAGGTTCTGTAAGCCCAAAACTCTTGTCATCGGGTATTTATGAGGCCATGGTTACAACTGCAGCTGGCTTGTTTGTTGGAATCATAGCTTATATAGGCTATAATTATTTGATTACCAGAGTGCAAAAAGTGATTCATAGAATGGAATATAATTCCATTGAATTTGTTGATTTATTGCAAGAGCCAAATAAGTAA
- a CDS encoding tetratricopeptide repeat protein has protein sequence MKKVWPGILVLNLVFNVCFAQNTQIYKDKELLYNRALDLFEKQLYNPARSAFSDYAQSYSDERSISAHYYKSLCGLYLFHPDAVDGLKNFQNNYPQNPHSLRINFDLGTFFYQKGNFSDACIYLRKVDYKYLTREESVESQFKLAYSFFNLQQFDEAAPYFNRVKGSNSKYGNAAYYYSGIIAYKSGNYNQAEMDLRFLESDASYKNLIPELLANIYYKQGEYEKLKKIGEDVLEDRGVRNKRSIYMILADAYFNEGNYEKANEYFDNFNEGRRSLPDAGTSYRIGYTKFQLKNFEEAVPFLDQAAFRGNDSLVQMASFYLGRVHLKNDNIPYAENAFEKASSLNINKNVQEESFFALAKLKFDSRLRAQSIDLFQNYLEKYPRGKYTEEANQYLSEAYLTSNNYQAAIKHIESLKISNKVIDETYQKVTFYRGVELFNDRSFEEAVSNFDKSLSKALSKEFVKLAYFWKGEALSILQNYDEAINSYAGVFRNENSSSAEIFLKTRYGIGYAYFNTKQYDKALPHFSAYTDALESAADKMNYGDALVRLADCHLVLKNNQMAFNTYLRASKVYPDYQDYTFYRLGVVSWFLGNQGDALKYLGKILADYKDSRYYDDALYEKANIYFENGEFNNAISGFTKLIETQEVSPFIPYAYLNRGISYTNLNKPENSIKDYRKILHKYASHKTAIDAITGLQEALHSTGRDDEYEGDKQKFARANPESDALITLDFEGARNQYFAGDYKKAIDKFKSYLKDYGENSYFSDINYYLGESYYLINKYDSALKYHLEVLKISNSNFLNKSILRTADIQYDKEEYKEAIPKYNLLKYLARTRNEEIFAWQGLMLSHYSLANYDSSMGFAQLITERGEAAFGARNKALLFLGKASRAIEKFDKAEEYFQKCIEAGDDVHAAEAFFNIAEIKYILGANQKSIDLSLDLIGKYAHYPEWNDAAFLLIAKNFFAMEEYFQARSTLESIIANSPSENTVNAAKELLISVKEKEAIVPIEEINLDSIE, from the coding sequence ATGAAAAAAGTTTGGCCGGGAATCTTAGTATTAAACCTGGTTTTTAACGTCTGTTTTGCACAAAACACACAGATTTACAAGGATAAAGAGCTTCTATACAATAGGGCATTAGACTTATTTGAAAAGCAATTATATAATCCTGCCAGGTCTGCCTTTTCGGACTATGCACAAAGTTATTCTGACGAAAGAAGCATTTCAGCCCATTATTACAAATCGCTTTGCGGCTTGTATCTGTTCCACCCCGATGCGGTAGATGGACTTAAAAATTTCCAAAACAACTATCCGCAAAACCCTCACTCGCTGAGAATCAATTTCGATTTAGGCACTTTTTTTTATCAAAAAGGCAATTTTAGTGATGCGTGCATTTATTTAAGGAAAGTTGACTATAAATATTTAACACGAGAAGAAAGCGTTGAATCCCAATTCAAACTGGCCTATTCTTTCTTTAATCTTCAGCAATTTGATGAAGCTGCCCCCTATTTCAACCGTGTGAAAGGTTCCAACAGCAAATACGGCAATGCGGCCTATTATTATTCGGGCATAATTGCTTACAAATCAGGAAATTACAATCAGGCTGAAATGGATCTGAGATTTCTTGAAAGTGACGCTTCATATAAAAATTTAATTCCTGAACTCTTGGCAAATATTTACTACAAACAGGGCGAATATGAAAAACTTAAAAAAATAGGCGAGGATGTTCTGGAAGATCGCGGGGTTAGAAATAAAAGATCCATTTACATGATTTTAGCCGATGCCTATTTTAATGAAGGAAACTATGAAAAGGCCAATGAATATTTTGATAATTTCAATGAAGGCCGACGCTCTTTGCCCGATGCAGGTACTTCCTATAGAATAGGATACACAAAATTTCAGCTCAAAAATTTCGAAGAAGCAGTGCCATTCCTTGATCAGGCTGCATTCAGAGGCAATGACTCTTTGGTTCAAATGGCATCCTTTTATTTGGGAAGAGTTCATTTAAAAAATGACAATATCCCATATGCGGAAAATGCATTTGAAAAAGCCAGCAGTCTGAATATTAACAAAAATGTGCAGGAGGAATCATTTTTTGCCTTGGCCAAACTGAAATTTGATTCAAGACTCAGAGCACAGTCAATTGATTTATTTCAGAATTATCTTGAAAAATACCCCAGGGGAAAATACACAGAAGAAGCCAATCAATATTTATCCGAAGCTTATTTGACATCGAATAATTATCAAGCTGCAATAAAACACATTGAATCGTTGAAAATAAGTAATAAAGTCATTGACGAAACCTACCAAAAAGTTACATTTTATCGGGGTGTTGAGCTGTTTAACGATCGAAGTTTTGAAGAAGCGGTGTCCAATTTTGACAAATCATTGTCAAAAGCCTTAAGCAAGGAATTTGTAAAATTAGCTTATTTCTGGAAAGGCGAGGCACTATCTATCCTTCAAAATTATGATGAGGCGATAAATTCCTATGCCGGTGTTTTTAGAAATGAAAATAGTTCTTCTGCTGAAATCTTTTTAAAAACGCGTTACGGCATTGGCTATGCTTATTTTAATACCAAACAATACGACAAGGCTTTACCGCATTTTAGCGCATACACGGACGCACTTGAATCTGCTGCGGATAAAATGAATTACGGCGATGCCCTGGTCCGTTTGGCGGATTGCCATCTTGTATTAAAAAACAACCAAATGGCATTTAATACCTATTTGAGGGCAAGCAAAGTTTATCCCGATTATCAGGATTATACTTTTTACCGATTGGGGGTTGTGAGTTGGTTTTTGGGCAATCAAGGAGATGCTTTGAAATATTTGGGAAAGATTTTAGCTGATTATAAAGACTCTCGCTATTATGACGATGCCCTTTATGAAAAAGCAAATATCTATTTTGAAAATGGAGAATTTAACAATGCGATATCCGGATTTACAAAACTTATAGAAACACAGGAAGTAAGTCCATTTATTCCTTATGCCTATTTAAACAGGGGTATATCATATACCAATCTTAATAAACCTGAAAACTCAATCAAAGACTATAGAAAAATACTACATAAATACGCATCACACAAAACGGCCATAGACGCAATTACCGGATTGCAGGAAGCCTTACATTCAACAGGAAGGGATGATGAGTATGAAGGCGATAAACAAAAATTTGCCCGGGCCAACCCAGAAAGCGATGCTTTAATTACGCTTGATTTTGAAGGAGCCCGAAACCAATATTTTGCCGGAGATTACAAAAAGGCTATTGATAAATTTAAATCCTATTTGAAGGATTACGGTGAAAACAGTTATTTCTCTGATATAAATTATTATCTCGGGGAGTCTTATTATTTAATCAATAAATACGATAGCGCCCTAAAATACCATCTTGAAGTACTTAAAATTTCAAATTCTAATTTCCTGAATAAATCCATCCTGAGAACCGCGGATATTCAATATGATAAAGAAGAATATAAAGAGGCAATACCAAAATACAATTTACTTAAGTATTTGGCGAGAACGCGAAATGAAGAAATTTTTGCATGGCAGGGCTTAATGCTGAGTCATTATTCTTTGGCAAACTACGATTCCTCCATGGGCTTTGCTCAATTAATTACAGAGCGGGGGGAAGCCGCCTTTGGTGCGAGAAATAAGGCATTGCTTTTTCTGGGGAAAGCCTCCCGGGCTATAGAAAAATTCGATAAAGCCGAAGAGTATTTCCAAAAATGTATTGAGGCGGGAGATGATGTGCATGCAGCAGAGGCATTTTTTAACATCGCCGAGATAAAATACATTTTGGGGGCCAATCAAAAATCAATTGATCTTTCTTTAGACCTGATCGGCAAATATGCTCATTACCCAGAATGGAATGATGCTGCATTTTTATTGATTGCCAAAAACTTCTTTGCAATGGAAGAATATTTTCAGGCGCGAAGTACGCTTGAATCTATCATAGCCAATTCACCTTCTGAAAATACGGTGAATGCAGCTAAGGAATTGTTAATCAGTGTCAAAGAAAAAGAGGCGATTGTGCCTATTGAAGAAATAAATTTGGACAGTATTGAATAA
- a CDS encoding carboxypeptidase-like regulatory domain-containing protein, whose amino-acid sequence MQKLLRGLIPVLIFLVSHSAFAQTGEVRGFVYDKASSEPVIFTTVFLDGTNFGISTDINGYFSITKVPAGTYTLKVSSLEYADYTEIITIASGKIITKRIELEESNVQLDEVTISGKKIAAQENIQVAINTVKPREIKIMPSVGGEPDLAQYIQTLPGVVFTGDQGGQLFIRGGSPVQNLILLDGLLVYNPFHSIGLFSIFDTDILKNADIYTGGFNAEYGGRTSAVIDVATRDGNKNRFGGKVSANPFTSKLNLEGPISKGENGGGVSFVLSGRTSYLDKTSKLFYDYVETENGLPYSFNDIYAKTTISSSQGSKVSFYGFNFSDRAGLDANSTFGWDQIGVGTNFLFLPTGSSQLITGTIGYSSYDIGIEEATQSPRNSKVSSLNLSLGFTYFIKKSEIKWGIQYVGNSTSFNTVTPNKVNVEDNQNNTEMAGYFKYRIVQSRFVLEPSVRLQYYASLGNLSLEPRFGAKLNVTDDFRLKFATGLFTQNLIATRSDRDVVNLFAGYISSPSSLFNENRESVDVKLQQAQHYIGGFELDLFRDRIEINVEPYIKLFTQNININRLKVFADDPDFIVEDGQSSGVDFQVKYDDRNLFIQAGYSLGFNERRGPVGDGIVRQGVNDDASQPLAYRVYNPSFDRRHNVNMIVSYAFGNNDSWELSGRWNLGSGFPFTQTVAFYENVNFSGGTNANPVNENGELGIIYDDFNKGRLPYYHRLDLSAKKKIEFNSNSTLEISANLINVYDRDNLFYFDRVNFERVNQLPILPSLGLSWSF is encoded by the coding sequence ATGCAAAAACTGTTACGAGGTCTAATTCCGGTTTTAATCTTTCTTGTTTCTCATTCCGCGTTTGCCCAAACCGGAGAAGTAAGAGGATTTGTTTACGACAAAGCAAGTTCCGAACCGGTGATTTTTACTACCGTCTTTCTGGATGGCACCAATTTTGGAATTAGCACAGATATCAACGGCTATTTTTCTATTACCAAAGTTCCGGCAGGCACCTATACGCTAAAAGTTTCTTCTCTGGAGTATGCTGATTATACCGAAATAATCACCATAGCATCAGGAAAAATCATTACCAAAAGGATTGAGTTGGAAGAGAGCAATGTGCAATTGGATGAGGTAACCATTTCGGGTAAAAAAATTGCCGCACAGGAAAATATCCAGGTGGCAATAAACACCGTTAAGCCAAGAGAAATCAAGATCATGCCAAGTGTCGGTGGAGAACCGGATCTGGCACAATACATTCAAACCCTTCCCGGTGTGGTATTTACAGGTGACCAGGGAGGTCAATTGTTTATAAGAGGTGGTTCACCGGTACAAAATCTGATTTTACTTGATGGCCTATTGGTATATAACCCATTCCATTCAATCGGTCTCTTTTCAATTTTTGATACGGATATCTTAAAAAATGCTGATATCTACACCGGTGGATTTAATGCAGAATACGGAGGAAGAACCTCTGCTGTAATAGATGTGGCCACCAGGGATGGTAATAAAAATAGGTTTGGAGGTAAAGTTTCAGCCAATCCATTTACATCTAAGCTAAACCTTGAAGGTCCGATTTCTAAAGGAGAAAATGGAGGTGGAGTTTCTTTTGTACTTAGTGGAAGAACATCTTACCTCGATAAAACAAGTAAATTATTTTATGATTATGTAGAAACGGAAAATGGTTTACCTTACAGTTTTAACGATATCTATGCCAAGACAACCATTTCTTCAAGTCAGGGTAGTAAAGTAAGCTTTTATGGATTTAATTTTTCAGATCGAGCAGGCCTGGATGCCAATAGCACCTTTGGATGGGATCAAATTGGAGTAGGAACAAACTTTTTGTTTCTGCCAACCGGTTCATCACAACTAATCACGGGAACCATAGGGTATTCCAGTTATGATATTGGAATTGAGGAAGCCACCCAAAGTCCGCGAAACTCTAAGGTTTCGAGTTTGAATTTAAGTTTGGGTTTTACCTATTTTATTAAAAAGAGCGAAATAAAATGGGGAATTCAATATGTGGGAAATTCAACTTCATTTAACACAGTTACACCGAACAAGGTAAATGTAGAAGACAATCAGAATAATACCGAAATGGCCGGATATTTTAAATACAGAATTGTACAGTCTAGATTTGTTTTAGAACCTAGTGTAAGACTACAGTATTATGCCTCTTTGGGTAATTTAAGTCTTGAGCCGCGATTTGGAGCCAAATTAAATGTAACCGACGATTTCAGATTAAAATTCGCAACCGGATTGTTTACACAAAACCTAATAGCTACACGATCCGACAGGGATGTCGTCAACCTCTTTGCGGGATATATTTCATCTCCATCTTCATTATTTAATGAAAACAGAGAGTCGGTGGATGTAAAACTGCAACAGGCACAACATTATATCGGAGGCTTTGAACTGGACCTTTTCAGAGACAGAATTGAAATAAACGTAGAGCCCTATATAAAACTCTTTACCCAAAATATTAATATAAATCGCCTAAAAGTATTTGCCGATGATCCCGATTTTATTGTAGAAGATGGCCAGTCCAGCGGTGTAGATTTTCAGGTTAAATACGATGACAGAAATCTTTTTATCCAGGCAGGCTATTCCTTAGGATTTAATGAAAGAAGAGGCCCGGTAGGTGATGGTATCGTAAGACAGGGTGTTAATGACGATGCTTCTCAACCTTTGGCTTACAGGGTTTATAATCCGAGTTTTGACAGAAGACATAATGTCAATATGATTGTGTCTTATGCATTTGGCAATAACGACAGTTGGGAGCTATCTGGAAGATGGAATCTGGGTTCCGGTTTTCCATTTACGCAAACAGTGGCTTTTTATGAGAATGTAAATTTCTCCGGAGGCACTAATGCCAATCCAGTCAATGAAAACGGCGAACTGGGAATAATTTATGATGACTTCAATAAAGGAAGACTCCCATATTATCACAGATTGGATTTGTCTGCCAAAAAGAAAATAGAGTTTAATAGCAATTCTACTTTAGAAATCTCCGCCAATTTGATAAATGTATACGATCGGGATAATTTATTCTATTTTGACCGCGTTAACTTCGAAAGAGTAAATCAATTGCCAATTTTACCTAGTTTAGGGCTGAGTTGGAGTTTTTAA
- the holA gene encoding DNA polymerase III subunit delta encodes MTNSYEQVIQELSENKYAPFYFLEGEEPFFIDQIIEYIEENALEESQKSFNQMVVYGKDCKMSDIIGHAKRFPVMADRQVVIVKEAQEIADFGKESANKIFEAYLKNPVSSTILVLGFKYKKMDKRLAITKLLSKAGIHYQGKKIYENDLEKWIKFLLDQKGLKADSKAVFLISENIGMDLSRINNELEKIKLSIDSSETLDEKTVMRFIGISREYNVWEFQKAIAKGDRKRVFSIISYFEKNPKAASVVTILPTLYTLFSKILILQQKNVQNPKSAQDLLGLNYYAAQEYFTGAKFYPPDKVPKIISDLRLADAQFKGLEASQMKSSEILRELVLRILY; translated from the coding sequence ATGACAAATTCTTATGAACAGGTAATTCAGGAACTCAGTGAAAATAAATACGCCCCATTTTATTTTCTCGAAGGGGAAGAACCTTTTTTCATTGATCAAATCATCGAGTACATAGAAGAAAATGCACTTGAAGAGAGCCAAAAATCATTCAATCAAATGGTGGTTTACGGCAAGGATTGTAAAATGTCAGATATAATAGGCCATGCCAAACGATTTCCCGTTATGGCAGACCGCCAGGTGGTGATCGTAAAGGAGGCTCAGGAAATTGCGGACTTCGGCAAAGAAAGCGCCAATAAAATATTTGAGGCATATTTAAAGAATCCTGTCTCCAGCACAATTTTAGTATTGGGCTTTAAATACAAAAAAATGGATAAACGACTTGCCATTACAAAGTTATTGTCCAAGGCCGGGATCCATTATCAGGGGAAAAAAATATATGAAAATGATCTTGAGAAATGGATTAAATTTTTACTAGATCAAAAAGGCCTAAAGGCTGATTCCAAAGCTGTTTTCTTAATATCCGAGAACATCGGAATGGATTTATCGAGAATAAATAATGAGTTGGAAAAAATCAAGCTGAGTATAGACAGTTCAGAAACGCTGGATGAAAAGACAGTAATGAGATTTATCGGCATAAGCAGAGAGTACAATGTTTGGGAATTTCAAAAAGCCATAGCTAAAGGAGATCGAAAAAGGGTTTTTTCAATTATTTCCTATTTTGAAAAAAATCCCAAGGCAGCTTCAGTAGTCACCATTCTCCCTACTTTATATACATTATTTTCAAAAATTTTGATCTTGCAGCAGAAAAATGTACAAAATCCAAAGTCGGCACAGGATCTACTGGGTTTGAACTACTATGCAGCACAGGAATATTTCACCGGGGCTAAATTTTATCCACCGGATAAGGTGCCAAAGATTATTTCAGATTTGAGATTGGCTGATGCACAATTTAAAGGATTGGAGGCTTCACAAATGAAAAGCTCTGAAATATTGAGGGAATTGGTCTTGCGAATCCTTTATTAA
- a CDS encoding T9SS type A sorting domain-containing protein: MRVNILFSLLFLFQSVFSQITIDRNDFGVIGDTILLERTLFGLDSLSPGSSGASQIWDFSMLQTDTIPDTLFFLDPAGFPQSSGLSSNVNLVLKDGSSLQFIEANSNGIFGYALTLDLDTFASNLLVESNPQLEVYKFPMTYASSNSGTYTSNTITLPVKDTLTISSFTFYVDSIRINPTINKVDSVNAFGTLLLPGQQQFDVLRQKSSINLSFSVSVLIPNPLPFPPPFIWFPIPAGTFSDIESTSYSFLAKGENYPVLELNTDSLDQIISARFQMDTSGFDSTVHLTPAFQNISVFPNPAENFISIQGLERNSYYELRNEVGMLIRSGRFTNEEDFINLEKINSGFYILIIKSEDSNGIAQFRVFKK, translated from the coding sequence ATGCGAGTAAACATACTTTTTTCTTTATTATTTTTATTTCAATCCGTTTTTTCTCAAATCACCATCGATAGAAATGATTTCGGTGTTATTGGAGATACTATTTTACTCGAAAGGACGCTCTTTGGACTTGATTCTCTGAGTCCGGGTTCATCAGGGGCATCTCAAATATGGGATTTTTCTATGCTTCAAACAGATACTATTCCCGACACCCTCTTTTTCCTTGATCCTGCCGGCTTTCCGCAAAGTTCCGGATTAAGCTCAAATGTTAATCTGGTGCTAAAAGATGGATCTTCCTTACAATTTATAGAAGCCAATAGCAATGGAATTTTTGGCTATGCGCTGACCCTTGATCTGGATACTTTTGCCAGCAATTTATTAGTGGAATCCAATCCCCAATTGGAAGTGTATAAATTTCCAATGACCTATGCTTCGAGCAACTCGGGTACTTATACCAGCAATACCATTACACTTCCCGTAAAAGATACGCTTACCATTTCATCCTTTACATTTTATGTGGATTCGATTCGCATTAATCCGACCATTAATAAAGTGGATTCCGTCAATGCTTTTGGTACTCTCTTATTACCCGGGCAACAGCAATTTGATGTGCTTCGTCAAAAAAGCTCTATCAATTTATCATTTTCAGTTTCTGTTCTCATTCCAAACCCCTTACCCTTCCCTCCTCCTTTTATTTGGTTTCCGATACCGGCAGGAACATTTTCGGATATTGAAAGCACTTCCTATTCTTTTCTTGCAAAAGGTGAAAACTATCCGGTACTGGAATTAAATACGGATTCTCTTGATCAGATAATTTCAGCCAGATTCCAAATGGATACCAGCGGATTTGATTCCACGGTTCATTTGACCCCGGCATTTCAAAATATTTCGGTTTTTCCCAATCCCGCCGAAAATTTTATATCAATCCAAGGTTTAGAAAGGAATTCATATTACGAACTCAGAAACGAAGTGGGTATGCTTATCCGTTCTGGAAGATTTACAAATGAAGAAGATTTTATTAATCTTGAAAAAATAAATTCCGGCTTTTATATTCTCATCATAAAGTCTGAAGATTCAAATGGAATTGCGCAATTTCGCGTTTTCAAAAAATAA